In Candidatus Neomarinimicrobiota bacterium, a genomic segment contains:
- a CDS encoding glycosyltransferase family 2 protein, whose product MKISGFSFVRNGINLYYPIVESIKSALPLVDEFVVAVGKSDDGTREAIEAIGDAKIKIIDTQWDEKYFKKGIINAIQTDIAKKQCTGDWLLYLQADEVLHENDLPVIKARCEELIDNPEVEGLLFKYRHFWGDYDHYHISHGWYPHEIRIIRNRSDIHSYESAQSFRAFDYYDNPRQPEGTRKLKVASVNAWIYHYGWVRPPYLMQSKSRALSGLHWGLGRAKDYYDKAPKEFDYGPLQHLGRFKGSHPKVMKEKIQSMDWKDKLQYSGKPNPLRKKHKHETLRYRLTTLVERALNRPVGQFKNYILLRDV is encoded by the coding sequence ATGAAAATAAGCGGTTTCTCCTTCGTTCGGAATGGAATCAATCTCTATTATCCCATTGTAGAATCCATTAAATCAGCCCTGCCCTTGGTGGATGAATTCGTTGTGGCAGTGGGAAAATCCGATGACGGGACCCGGGAAGCCATAGAGGCCATTGGGGATGCCAAAATAAAGATTATTGATACCCAATGGGATGAAAAATATTTTAAAAAAGGCATCATCAATGCCATTCAGACCGATATTGCCAAAAAGCAATGCACCGGGGACTGGCTATTATACCTTCAGGCAGACGAGGTGCTGCATGAAAATGACCTGCCGGTCATTAAAGCCCGCTGTGAAGAACTCATTGATAATCCCGAAGTGGAGGGACTTTTATTTAAATACCGTCATTTCTGGGGAGATTATGATCATTACCATATCAGTCACGGATGGTATCCCCATGAAATCCGGATTATTCGGAATCGTTCCGATATTCACTCTTACGAAAGTGCCCAGTCTTTTCGTGCATTTGACTATTACGACAATCCCCGCCAGCCGGAAGGAACCCGGAAGCTCAAAGTTGCTTCTGTAAATGCCTGGATTTATCATTACGGATGGGTTCGCCCGCCTTATCTGATGCAATCAAAAAGCCGGGCTTTGTCCGGATTACATTGGGGTCTGGGACGGGCTAAGGATTATTACGACAAGGCGCCAAAGGAATTTGACTATGGTCCCCTGCAACACCTGGGGCGTTTTAAGGGAAGTCATCCGAAAGTTATGAAAGAAAAAATTCAATCCATGGACTGGAAAGATAAATTGCAGTACTCAGGTAAACCGAATCCTTTGAGAAAAAAACATAAACATGAAACCCTCCGTTACCGCTTAACCACCTTGGTTGAACGGGCATTGAACCGGCCGGTGGGACAATTTAAAAACTATATTCTCTTGCGGGATGTCTGA
- a CDS encoding anhydro-N-acetylmuramic acid kinase, translated as MELQKVMRKKGMIRTVGLMTGTSMDGLDICVADIDLTQKGLQYKVLYSDSVPFPSKLKERIRENLTGHVPEMCALHYDLGRFYAREVSESLKRHHISSVDLIGSHGQTLHHISGHSTLQIGEPSFLADTLNVPVVSDFRAADIAAGGTGAPLIPAVDLWLFQKKDTGRCLLNIGGVANISLIPPSRIHLPVLGFDTGPGMGLLDERYRQLYEGPYDTNGEKALKGKIHQDILNTWKRHPFILKNPPKSTGRDEFGADWLNEHREELESMDGPSQLATLAALTAETIADSVLKYRDPYTLSELLAGGGGSRHPLIINYLKEKLKGIQVKSVKDAGVDPDSKEALGFAILAVACIRRIPGNIPSVTGARKPVILGKITS; from the coding sequence ATGGAACTACAGAAAGTGATGCGGAAAAAGGGAATGATCCGGACTGTTGGCCTTATGACCGGGACATCCATGGATGGATTGGACATTTGTGTGGCGGATATTGATCTGACACAGAAAGGGCTCCAATATAAGGTGTTGTATAGCGATTCAGTTCCTTTTCCTTCAAAATTAAAAGAGAGAATTCGCGAGAATTTAACGGGGCATGTGCCGGAAATGTGTGCTTTGCATTATGATCTGGGACGTTTTTATGCCCGTGAAGTGTCGGAAAGTCTGAAAAGGCATCACATTTCATCGGTGGATTTAATCGGATCCCATGGACAAACCCTGCATCATATCAGTGGGCATTCCACGCTTCAGATAGGTGAACCCTCTTTTTTGGCCGATACACTGAATGTTCCTGTTGTTTCTGATTTCAGGGCAGCGGATATTGCTGCCGGAGGGACGGGGGCACCGTTGATTCCGGCTGTGGATCTGTGGCTTTTTCAAAAAAAAGACACGGGCCGTTGCCTTTTAAATATCGGTGGCGTGGCTAATATCAGTCTGATTCCTCCGTCCCGGATTCATCTTCCGGTTTTAGGGTTTGATACAGGACCGGGCATGGGATTGCTGGATGAACGATATCGTCAACTTTATGAAGGGCCTTATGACACCAATGGTGAAAAAGCACTGAAAGGAAAAATACACCAGGATATATTGAATACATGGAAAAGACACCCCTTTATCCTGAAAAATCCGCCAAAATCCACCGGACGGGATGAATTCGGTGCAGACTGGCTGAATGAGCACCGGGAGGAACTGGAAAGCATGGATGGGCCGTCCCAGCTTGCAACCCTGGCGGCATTGACCGCTGAAACCATTGCGGACAGTGTTTTAAAATACCGGGATCCATATACACTGTCTGAGTTGCTGGCCGGGGGAGGAGGAAGTCGGCACCCCTTGATTATAAACTACCTGAAAGAAAAGCTTAAGGGAATTCAGGTTAAATCCGTCAAAGATGCCGGCGTGGATCCGGATTCCAAGGAAGCCCTTGGCTTTGCCATTCTGGCCGTTGCCTGTATTCGTCGGATTCCGGGAAATATCCCTTCAGTAACCGGTGCCCGAAAACCGGTGATCCTTGGGAAAATCACTTCGTGA